The DNA sequence CCCAGGCCCTGGTCCACGACCCGGACCTGCTGCTGCTCGACGAGCCGACCAACGGCCTGGACCCGGCCGGGCGCGACGCGATGCTGGCCCTGATCCACCGCATCGGCACCGAGTTCGGCATCTCGGTCGTGGTCTGCTCGCACCTGCTCGGCGAGATCGAGCGGATCTGCGACTCCCTGATCGCGATCGAGGGCGGGCGCCTGCTGCGCGCCGACCGGATCGACGCGATGACCACCGGCACCGACGTGCTGGCCATCGAGGTCGCCGAGGGCACCGACGAACTGGCCGCCGCCCTGCGCGAGCGCGGCCTGGAGGTGTCGCCGGAGGGCCGGATGCTGCTGGTCGCGCTGGCCGACGAGGCCACCTACGACCTGATCCTGCGCACCGTCGCCGACCTGGACCTGCCGCTGCACCGGCTCGACCAGCGCCGCCACCGGGTCGCCGAGCTGTTCTCCACCGCCCAGGAGGCCGTCCATGCCTGACACCAGCGTCATCCACGACATCGGCTACCAGCGCTACGCCGGTGCCCGGCTCGGGCGCGCGTACGCGGTGCGGTCGCTGTTCGAGCACGGCCTGCGGGTCTCGTTCGGGCTGGGCCGCAGCGCCAAGGCCAAGATCTTCCCGTGGATCGTGATCAGCCTGGTCACCCTGCTCGCGGTGGTCGGCATCGCGGTGCGCGCCCAGACCGGCGAGACGTTCCTGCCGTACCAGGACCTGCCGTCGGCGGCGAGCCTGCTGGTGCTGGTCTTCCTGGCCGTCGTCGCGCCCGAGCTGGTCTCGCGCGACCTGCGCAACCAGACCCTGCCGCTGTACTTCTCCCGCCCGATCCAGCGGTCGGACTACGCGCTGGCCCGGCTGGCCGCGCTGCTCACCGCGTCGTGGCTGCTCATGGCCGGGCCGCAGTTCCTGCTGTTCGCCGGTTCGGCCTTCACCACCGGCGACGGCGCGGGGGTATGGGCCGAGGCCCGCGGCATGCTCGGCGGCTGGGTCGTCTCCGGCATCTACGCCCTGATCTTCAGCAGCCTCTCCGTGCTGATCGCGTCGCTGGCCAGCCGCCGCGCCTTCGCCGCGGGCGCGATCGTGGTCGTCTTCATGATCACCACGCCGATCGCCGGGCTGTTCGTGGCGCTGGGCGGCCAGGGCAGGCTGGCCCAGCTCGCCCCGATGGCCAGCCCGTTCATGCTCCCCGAGGGCGTACGGACCTGGCTCTACCACACCAACAGCTTCGACATCGGCAGCTTCGGCCCGCTCTACGCCCTCGTGACCGTGCTGCTCGTGGCCGGGTGCACCCTGCTGCTCCTGCTGCGCTACCGGAAGGTTTCGCTGTGACCGACCTCGAACTGCGCGGCGTCTCGCGCTGGTACGGCAACGTCGTGGCCGTCAACGACGTCACCATGACGCTGGGCCCCGGCGTGACCGGCCTGCTCGGCCCCAACGGCGCGGGCAAGACCACGCTGCTGCACATGATGGCCGGGTTCCTGGCCCCCTCCCGCGGCGAGGTCCTGCTCGACGGCGCCGCGACCTGGCGCAACCCCGCCATCTACCGGCACCTGGGCCTGGTCAACGAGCGCGAGGCCGTGTACGGCTTCCTCTCCGGCGCCGAGTTCGTCCGCGCCAGCGCCCGCCTGCACGGGCTGCCCGACCCGCTCGCGGCCGCCCGGCGCGCCATCGAGCTGGTCGAGATGACCGACGCCCAGGACCGGCGGATGGACACGTACTCCAAGGGCATGCGCCAGCGGATGCGGGTGGCCGCCGCGCTGGTGCACGAGCCCGCGGTGCTGCTGCTGGACGAGCCGTTCAACGGCATGGACCCGCGCCAGCGCATGCACATGATGGACCTGCTCCACCGCCTCGGCGAGCAGGGCCGCACGGTGCTGTTCAGCTCGCACATCCTGGAGGAGGTCGAGCAGGTCTCCGGCACGGTGCAGGTCGTCGTCGCCGGGCGCCTGGCCGCCTCCGGCGACTTCCGCACCATCCGGCGGCTGATGACGCACCGGCCGCACGTGTTCGCGATCCGGTCCAGCGACGACCGGCGCCTGGCCGTGGCGCTGATGGCCTCGGAGTCGGTCGCCGGGGTGACGCTAGGCAAGGAGGGGCTGACCGTCCACGCCGGCGACTACGGCACCTTCACCCGGGCGCTGCCCCGCATCGCCCTGGAGCAGGGCGTACGGGTACGCGCGCTGGTCCCGTCCGACGAGTCGCTGGAAAGCGTCTTCTCCTACCTGGTCTCGGCATAGGAGCCCGCGATGAACCTGACAATCGCCTGGATCACCCTGCGCGGCCTGCTCGGCCGCCGCCGGTCCCTGCTCCTGCTGCCGATGCCGCTGATCCTGATCGGCGTCACCCAGATCGCCAGGACCCTCGGCGCCAAGCCCGCCGATCTGGCCGACGGCGTGCTGATCGGGCTGGGCGTGGCGGTGCTGCTGCCGCTGATCTCGCTGATCGTCGGCACCGGCGTCCTCGGCTCGGAGATCGACGACGGCACGGTCGTGCACATCCTCACCAAGCCGATCCCGCGCAGCCGGATCATCCTGGCCAAGCTGGCCGTGGCGGTCACGGTCAGCGCCGTGGTCAGCGCGGTGCCGATGTTCGTCGCCGCGGTCATCACCGACGGCACGGAGCTCGGCCTGGCGCTCGCCGCGGCGTGCGCGATCGGGGCGCTGGCCTACTCGGCGCTGTTCCTGGCGCTGAGCGTGGTCACCCGCCGGCCCGTCCTGCTCGGCCTGCTGTACGTGGTCGTCTGGGAAGGTCTGCTCAGCAACGTGGTCGCCGGGACCCGGTCGGCGTCGGTGCAGCACTATGTGATCGCGATCGCACACGAGATCTCGGGCAGCGCCCTGATCAGCACCACCATCTCGGTCACCGTCGCGGCGGTGATGAGCGCGGTCATCACGGTGGCCGGGACCTGGCTCGCGGTCCAGCGCCTGCGCTCGTTCTCGGTCGCGGGCGAGACCAGCTGAACCTGGCTGCGGTTTCGGGGAAAACGCGGCGATCAGCCGCCTGTTTCGCACGTTTCCCCGAAACCGCAGCTCAGCATGCGCCTGCAAGTGGTCCTGAGGCTTGTAGTAATGTGATCTTCTGAGGGCGGTTTGTCTGGGTTCCGGGAGCCCGCCGCGTTATCGCATTAGCAGGAAGCGGGCCATGACCGAGCAGACGACGCAGCAGGCGGACGACGAAGCCGTCACCTTCGAAGACCTGGGCCTGCGCCCCGAGCTGCTCAAGGCCCTGGGCGCCCTGGGCTACGAGGAGCCGACCCCGATCCAGCGCGAGGCCATCGGCCCGCTGCTCACCGGCGCCGACCTGCTCGGCCAGGCCGCCACCGGCACCGGCAAGACCGCCGCGTTCGCGCTGCCCGTGCTCCAGCGGTGGGCGGAGCTCGGCCCCGACCGCGACAGCCTCGACCCGGTCGCGCTGGTGCTGGTGCCCACCCGCGAGCTGGCCGTCCAGGTCTCCGAGGCGTTCCACCGCTACGGTCGCGAACTGGGCGTGCGGGTCCTGCCCATCTACGGCGGGCAGCCGATCGGACGCCAGCTCGCGACCCTGCGACGCGGCGTCGACGTCGTGGTCGCCACCCCCGGCCGCGCCATCGACCACATCGGCCGCGGCACCCTGCAACTGGGCGAGCTGCGCACCGTCGTGCTCGACGAGGCCGACGAGATGCTCGACATGGGCTTCGCCGAGGACATCGAGGCGATCCTGCAGGAGACCCCCGAGCAGCGGCAGACCGTGCTGTTCTCGGCCACCATGCCGTCGCGGGTCGACGGGCTGGTGCAGCGTTACCTGCGCAACGCGGTGCGGATCCAGATGGGCCGCGCGGCCACGGCGCCCGGCGAGACGCCGAAGGTCCGCCAGAGTGCGTACGTCGTGGCCCGCTCGCACAAGCCGGCCGCGCTCGGCCGCATCCTCGACGTCGAGGCGCCCACCGCCGCGATCGTGTTCTGCCGCACCCGCGAAGAGGTCGACCAGCTCACCGAGACCATGAACGGCCGCGGCTACCGGGCCGAGGCCCTGCACGGCGGCATGAGCCAGGAGCAGCGCGACCGGGTCATGAGCCGCCTGCGCGCCGGGACCGCCGACCTGCTCGTCGCCACCGACGTCGCCGCCCGCGGCCTGGACATCGAGCAGCTCACCCACGTCATCAACTACGACGTGCCGTCGGCGCCCGAGGCGTACGTGCACCGCATCGGCCGGGTCGGCCGCGCCGGGCGTGAAGGCGTCGCGGTCACCCTCGCCGAGCCGCGCGAGCACCGCATGCTCAAGACCATCGAGCGCGTCACCAAGCAGCGCATCACCATGGAGAAGATCCCCACCGTCGCCGACCTGCACGCCCGGCGGCTGGAACTGACCAAGTCCGCGCTGCACGAGAGCCTGCTCGAGGAGGACTACGAGCAGTTCCGGGTCGTGGTGGAGACGCTGGCCAACGAGTTCGACATCGTCGAGGTGGCACTGGCCGCGGTCAAGCTCGCGCACGAGGCCATGGGCAACGCGCCCGACGACGAGGTCATCCCGGACCTGTCCGAGTCCGCCGAGCGCGGCGAGCGCAAGCGCGACACCGGGCGCGGCGGCCGACCGGCCGCGGCGGGCACGGTGAAGCTGTTCGTCGGCCTGGGCCGGCGCAACGGCGTACGGCCGCAGGACCTGGTGGGCGCGATCGCGGGCGAGTCGAACCTGTCCGGCCGCGACATCGGCGCCATCGAGATCGCCGACCGGTTCTCGCTGGTCGAGGTGCCCGCCGACGCCGCCGACGACGTCATCGACGCGCTGCGCAGCGCCACGATCAAGAACAAGCGCGTGATGGTGCGCCGCGATCGCGATCGTGACCGTGGTGACCGCAGTGGTGACCAAGGGGACCGCCCGCAGCGCCGCCAGCGCTGGTAGTCACGCCCCGAACAGGTCGTCCTGCGTGGCCTGCCCCAGGTCGGCGCCGCTGTGCACGGGCGCCGACCGCTGCTGCACGGGTGCGGAGAACAGCTTCCCGCCCGGCCCGGTGGCGGCACTGACCGGGAACGGCACCAGCAGCACCGGCTCCGGCGGCTCGGCGAAGCGCCCGGCGCCCCAGCGCACCCACAGCGCGACCCGGCCCGCGGCCGCTTCGGCCTGTAGTTTCTCCAGCGTGCGCCGCCGGTCGGACTGGTCGATCTCGACCACCACCGGCGGTCCGCCGGGCCGCCCGATCCCGACGTCGACCCACGAGTGCCGGTCGGCATACGGCGGCGGCAGCGGCAGTACGCTGCGGGCCTTGCGATACACCCGCCAGCCGTTCGCGGTCCCCCACGCCAGCACCGCCTCGACCAGCAGCTCGGTCACCCGGTCGGCGTCCTCGCCGCTGAAGGCCAGCGCGCCCAGCCACGACGTCAGCGACCCCGCCAGCTGCCGCCCGTCGCCGCCCACCACGCGCCCCTCTCCGCCGTAGACCAGCAGGCTACCCGCGCGCGCCGACGGCCGGACGGGGCCTGTGGACAGCGCTGGCTACCGTGGCCCGATGCCCGGCACCGACATGACCGTCACCTTCAGCCACGATCAGGCCCTGGTGCTGTCCGACTGGCTCTTCCACGTGATGGACGACCCGGCGTTCACCGCACTGGCCGAGCAGGATCCCGCCGTGTGGTCACCGCTGTGGAGCCTCGACGGGGTGCTGGAGACCACGCTGCCCGAGGTCTTCGCCACCGACTACGGCGAGCGGCTCGACGCGGCCAGGGCCCGCCTGCTCGCCCGCCTGGACCGCAAGCAGCCCGTCCGGCCCGCGCGCGGCGGCGCCGGGGGCACCGAACGCCTGGTCGCGGACTGGATCCACGAGGGCGGCGAGGCCAGGCTGCTGGAGCACCTGAGCGGCTTCATCGGGTACGGCTTCGACCACCTCGACGAGCAGGCCCTGGTCGGCGCCCTCGACGACACCGACGAAGCGGCCGACGACCGGTGGTTCGAATACCCGCTCGTGGGAACACCGCAGCTCACGGTAAGGATGGCGCGGCTGGTCGGGGGCACGGGCGTCTCCGTGTCCGTGCGCGGGCGCATCGACGACGTCCTGGCCGCCCGGATCGAGACCCTGCTCGCCCTGCTCTGACCTTCGGCAGGGCGAGTCCACGACCTCATGGACCGGCGCGGGCCGAGCGGACAGTGCCGCTCGGCCCGCGCCGGGTTCCTCAGAGCAGACCGTTGAGACCGGGGAGACCACCGAGACCGCTCGGGCTGGCGGCGCCGCCGGCCGGCCCGGTCAGCGAGCCGACCATGGGCAGGTTGCCGAGCAGCGGGCCGACGAGCGGCAGGTTGCCGAGCAGGTCACCGACGATGGGGAGGCCTGCTTCGGGGGTGTGCTGCGTCTGCACCGGGGCCGGAGCGGCGCTGGCGGGGCTGGGCAGCGACAGCGCCGCCCCGGCCAGGAGCAGACCTGCACCGATTCGCTTCACATGCGTCATGCCCGGATCAACGACGGCCGGACAGGCCAGGTCATGGGCCCAGCGCACACAAGAGCCGCAAACCGCTCAAATAGGTCGGCACCGCGACCGGAGGGGGTGGCCGCCGTCGCGGCCGAGCGGGGCGTGCTCGGCCGCGACGGCGGCCACGGTTGTCGTCCCGTTGCACGGCCACACCACATGCGATGTGCGTACACCGCATGTGGTGTGGCCGCCGGATCGATGACGGGACGACGGCCCGGTCAGGACCCGTAGACCTCCAGTTCGGAGACCTGACCGGCGGGCCAGCCGGTGTTGGCGGTGATGGTGATCCGCAGGTGGCGCACCGTCCCGGCCGGGAAGGTGATCGTCACCGTGTTCCCGGTCGCCGGGTCGAACGTGTACGACGCGGCCGCCTTCAGGGTGGTGAAGTTGGTGCCGTCGGTGCTGCCGGACACGGCCACGGTCTGGCTGCGGGCCGCCCAGGCCGTCGGCGGCGGCAGCTTCAGCACGACCCGGCCGACCGGCTGGGCCGACCCGAGGTCCACCTGGATCCACTGCGGGAACGCGTTGTTGGCGCTCTCCCAGTAGGTGCTCGCGTTGCCGTCGACGGTGTTGCCGGACACGTACGTCTGGACGTTGGACGACTGGCTGGTCGGCCGGTTGAGCGCCAGGTTGGTGACCGCGCTGGTGCCGGTGCCGGTCAGCGACACCGTCAGCGGCGAGTTGGTCGCGCTGCTGGTGACGGTGAGCGAGCCGGTGCGGGTGCCCGCCGCCGACGGCCGGAACACCACCGAGACCGTGCAGGAACCGCCCGCGGCGATGCTGCTGCCGCAGGTGCTGGTCTGCGTGTAGTCGCCGCCGGGCACGATCGACGACACGTTCGCCGCGAGGGTGCCGGTGTTGGAGACGGTCACCGTCTGCGCCGCGCTGGCCCCGCCGACCGCGGTCGCGCCGAAGGTCAGCCCGGTCGGGCTCGCCGACAGCGTCGCCGAGCCGGTCGACGTGCCGGTGCCGGACAGGGCCACCGTCAGCGTGCCGTTGGTCGCGCTGCTGGCGACGGTGAGCGAGCCGGTGCGGTTGCCCGCCGCCGACGGGTGGAACGTCACCGTGACGATGCAGTTGGCGCCGGGGGCCAGAGTCGCCCCGCAGGTGGTGGTACGGGTGAAGTCGCCGGTGGTGGTGATGGCGGAGATCGTCGCCGTACCGGTGCCGGTGTTGTTGATTTCGACGGTCTGCCAGTCGCTGTTGTCGTTGACGGGCGTGGACTCGAACGCCAGCGACGCCGGGTTCACCGTGAGGGTGGCCGGGCCGCTGGTGCCTGCCGCGTACACCTCGAACTGCGACACCTGCCCGGCGGGCCAGCCGGTGTTGCCGGTGAACGTCAGGCGCAGGTGGCGGGTCGTGGTCTGGGTGAAGGTGAGGCTGGCCGTGTTGCCGGTGGCCGGGTCGAACGTCATGCCCTGGGCACCCGTGATCGCGGTGAAGGTGCTGCCGTCGCCGCTGCCCGAGACCGCCACGGTCTGGGTGCGGGTCGCCCACGCCGCCGCGGGCGGCACGCGCAGGGTCACCTTGCCCACGGCCATGGACGAGCCGAGGTCGACCTGGAGCCACTGCGGGAACGCGTTGTTGGCGCTCTCCCAGTAGCTGTTGACGTCGGCGTCGGTCGCGTTGCTGCTCGGGTAGCCGCCCTGCGCCGTCGACGAGGAGGTGGGCCGCCCGGCGGCGACGTTGGTGGTGCCGGTGCCGCCGGTCACGCCCGTACCGGTGAGCTGCACTCCGATCGCGCCCTGGCCGTCGTCGCCGGTGATCGAGTAGAGGGCGGACTGGGCGCCCGCGGTCTGCGGGGTGAACGTGACGGTCTGGTGGATCACGTCACCGGGGGCGAGCTGCTGCCCCTCCGACACCGGGGTGGTGGTGTTGAACGCCCCGACCGGGGGTGCGGCCTTGGTGATGGTCAGCGTGATGTTGCCGGTGTTGGCGATGTCGAACGTGCCGGTGGCGGTCTGCCCGATCGGCACCTGCCCGAACTTCAGCGGGTTCGGGGTGATGGTGAGCTGGGCGGCACCGGTGACGGCGGTGCCGGTCAGCGGGACCGTGACCGAACCGGCGTTGCTGGCCACGGCCAGGGAGCCGGTGTGGTTGCCGGCCACGGTCGGGGTGTACTTCACCGTGACCGTCACCGACGCCCCGGCCGCCAGGGTGGTGCCGTTGGCGGGGAACCCGGTCGCGGTGAACGGTGCGGACGGTGCGGTGGACCCGGTGATGGTGACCGTGCTGGTGCCGGTGTTGGTGACGCTCACGCTGAGCGTCTTGTTCGCACCCGTCGGTACGGTGCCGAACGCCAGCGTGCCCGGGGTCGCGCCGAGCCCGGCCTGCGTGCCGTTGCCGTGCAGGTCGAGCGCGACGGTGCCGCTGTCGGTGGTGAACGACAGGCTGCCCGCTGCGCCGCCGGGTCCGGTCGGGGTGAACCGGACCGGCACCGACAGGGTCTGCCCGGTGTTCAGCGTGACGGGCAGCGCGGGCGGGGTGGCGCCGAACGGCGCCGCGGTGCCGATCGCCGAGACGGTGACGGTGCGGGTGGCGGTCACGGTGACCGTGGCGTTGCCGGTGCTGCCCACGGCCACGTTGCCGAAGTCGGTGGGCGAGCTGGTCAGCGCGGCGGTGGTGGGGCGGCCGAAGCCGTAGATCCGCCCGTCGCGGGTGCCGACGTAGACGCGGCCGTTGTCGGTGGTGGGGGTGATGAACTTGGTCGCGGTGCCGATCGGCGACGAGTAGCGCAGGTTGAGCCGCCCGTTGACGGGCAGCGCGTCGTACGCGCGCAGCTGGCCGTTGGCGCCGTTGGACCCGTCGCTGTACACGACCCAGACGAGCGCGGTGCCCGAGGTGGTGCCGGTCGAGGTGACCAGGGGCGAGCCCGAGGTGTAGCCGAAGGTGGCCGGGCTGGTTCCGGCGGAGCTGAGCAC is a window from the Catellatospora sp. TT07R-123 genome containing:
- a CDS encoding DEAD/DEAH box helicase codes for the protein MTEQTTQQADDEAVTFEDLGLRPELLKALGALGYEEPTPIQREAIGPLLTGADLLGQAATGTGKTAAFALPVLQRWAELGPDRDSLDPVALVLVPTRELAVQVSEAFHRYGRELGVRVLPIYGGQPIGRQLATLRRGVDVVVATPGRAIDHIGRGTLQLGELRTVVLDEADEMLDMGFAEDIEAILQETPEQRQTVLFSATMPSRVDGLVQRYLRNAVRIQMGRAATAPGETPKVRQSAYVVARSHKPAALGRILDVEAPTAAIVFCRTREEVDQLTETMNGRGYRAEALHGGMSQEQRDRVMSRLRAGTADLLVATDVAARGLDIEQLTHVINYDVPSAPEAYVHRIGRVGRAGREGVAVTLAEPREHRMLKTIERVTKQRITMEKIPTVADLHARRLELTKSALHESLLEEDYEQFRVVVETLANEFDIVEVALAAVKLAHEAMGNAPDDEVIPDLSESAERGERKRDTGRGGRPAAAGTVKLFVGLGRRNGVRPQDLVGAIAGESNLSGRDIGAIEIADRFSLVEVPADAADDVIDALRSATIKNKRVMVRRDRDRDRGDRSGDQGDRPQRRQRW
- a CDS encoding ABC transporter permease, with the protein product MNLTIAWITLRGLLGRRRSLLLLPMPLILIGVTQIARTLGAKPADLADGVLIGLGVAVLLPLISLIVGTGVLGSEIDDGTVVHILTKPIPRSRIILAKLAVAVTVSAVVSAVPMFVAAVITDGTELGLALAAACAIGALAYSALFLALSVVTRRPVLLGLLYVVVWEGLLSNVVAGTRSASVQHYVIAIAHEISGSALISTTISVTVAAVMSAVITVAGTWLAVQRLRSFSVAGETS
- a CDS encoding ABC transporter permease, which produces MPDTSVIHDIGYQRYAGARLGRAYAVRSLFEHGLRVSFGLGRSAKAKIFPWIVISLVTLLAVVGIAVRAQTGETFLPYQDLPSAASLLVLVFLAVVAPELVSRDLRNQTLPLYFSRPIQRSDYALARLAALLTASWLLMAGPQFLLFAGSAFTTGDGAGVWAEARGMLGGWVVSGIYALIFSSLSVLIASLASRRAFAAGAIVVVFMITTPIAGLFVALGGQGRLAQLAPMASPFMLPEGVRTWLYHTNSFDIGSFGPLYALVTVLLVAGCTLLLLLRYRKVSL
- a CDS encoding ABC transporter ATP-binding protein — protein: MHPAAPAALPEGFAVTDLELRGVSRWYGNVVAVNDVTMTLGPGVTGLLGPNGAGKTTLLHMMAGFLAPSRGEVLLDGAATWRNPAIYRHLGLVNEREAVYGFLSGAEFVRASARLHGLPDPLAAARRAIELVEMTDAQDRRMDTYSKGMRQRMRVAAALVHEPAVLLLDEPFNGMDPRQRMHMMDLLHRLGEQGRTVLFSSHILEEVEQVSGTVQVVVAGRLAASGDFRTIRRLMTHRPHVFAIRSSDDRRLAVALMASESVAGVTLGKEGLTVHAGDYGTFTRALPRIALEQGVRVRALVPSDESLESVFSYLVSA
- a CDS encoding ABC transporter ATP-binding protein, with protein sequence MPLIATRSLTKTYPGGVTALSDLTLAVEPGIIGLVGANGAGKSTMIKTLLGLLSPTSGEVRVLDLDPAKAPEQVRARVGYMPEHDCLPPDMIAAEFVTHMGRMSGLPRTVARERASEALRHVGLYEERYRQIGGYSTGMKQRVKLAQALVHDPDLLLLDEPTNGLDPAGRDAMLALIHRIGTEFGISVVVCSHLLGEIERICDSLIAIEGGRLLRADRIDAMTTGTDVLAIEVAEGTDELAAALRERGLEVSPEGRMLLVALADEATYDLILRTVADLDLPLHRLDQRRHRVAELFSTAQEAVHA
- a CDS encoding choice-of-anchor D domain-containing protein; translation: MPAARRLHRILAALLPAVVVSTAALALPSPAAADQTTISVDNLRTGWDANEPGLSPSAVSAADFGQLFNTTLNGQVYASPIVVNGTVIAATENNWVYGLNAVTGAITWSRNVGPAWPASAIGCGDLVPNIGVTSTPVYDPATASVYFTSKVNDGPDADHPHFYMHAVNPATGVERTGWPVTIQGSPSNDPSNVFNPKTAAQRPGLLLLDGVVYAGFASHCDYGPYVGYVAGVKTSAPQMSTLWSTEAGRSNGMAGIWQSGGGLVSDGSGRIIVATGNGVSPAPGPGTSPPGTLAESVIRLQVNGDGSLTARDFFSPYNNSRLDQDDTDFGSGGPMALPAGFGTTAHPKLLVQVGKDGRVYLLDRDNLGGNAQGAGGTDASVGAPAGPYNGVWGHPAFWGGDGGYVYTVENQGFLRAFKYGVNGSGLPVLSSAGTSPATFGYTSGSPLVTSTGTTSGTALVWVVYSDGSNGANGQLRAYDALPVNGRLNLRYSSPIGTATKFITPTTDNGRVYVGTRDGRIYGFGRPTTAALTSSPTDFGNVAVGSTGNATVTVTATRTVTVSAIGTAAPFGATPPALPVTLNTGQTLSVPVRFTPTGPGGAAGSLSFTTDSGTVALDLHGNGTQAGLGATPGTLAFGTVPTGANKTLSVSVTNTGTSTVTITGSTAPSAPFTATGFPANGTTLAAGASVTVTVKYTPTVAGNHTGSLAVASNAGSVTVPLTGTAVTGAAQLTITPNPLKFGQVPIGQTATGTFDIANTGNITLTITKAAPPVGAFNTTTPVSEGQQLAPGDVIHQTVTFTPQTAGAQSALYSITGDDGQGAIGVQLTGTGVTGGTGTTNVAAGRPTSSSTAQGGYPSSNATDADVNSYWESANNAFPQWLQVDLGSSMAVGKVTLRVPPAAAWATRTQTVAVSGSGDGSTFTAITGAQGMTFDPATGNTASLTFTQTTTRHLRLTFTGNTGWPAGQVSQFEVYAAGTSGPATLTVNPASLAFESTPVNDNSDWQTVEINNTGTGTATISAITTTGDFTRTTTCGATLAPGANCIVTVTFHPSAAGNRTGSLTVASSATNGTLTVALSGTGTSTGSATLSASPTGLTFGATAVGGASAAQTVTVSNTGTLAANVSSIVPGGDYTQTSTCGSSIAAGGSCTVSVVFRPSAAGTRTGSLTVTSSATNSPLTVSLTGTGTSAVTNLALNRPTSQSSNVQTYVSGNTVDGNASTYWESANNAFPQWIQVDLGSAQPVGRVVLKLPPPTAWAARSQTVAVSGSTDGTNFTTLKAAASYTFDPATGNTVTITFPAGTVRHLRITITANTGWPAGQVSELEVYGS